A stretch of DNA from Saccharospirillum mangrovi:
CACCCGGTACAGGCAGGGAATCTCGAGTTTCTGCAGGAAGTCAGCCGCACAAACGTTGGCTGAGAGCATGCATTCTTCGACCAGACGATGGGCGTCGTTGCGCTCGCTCGGCACGATGCGTTCGATCTTGCGTTCGTCGTTGAAGACGATACGCGTCTCGGTGGTCTCAAAATCGATGGCACCGCGTTGCTGACGCTGGAAGCGGAACAGCTTGAACAGTTCGCGCAGGGTGGTGATGTTTTTCAGCACCGCCGGGCCGTGGTCGCGTTCCAGTTCGGCGCGCGCTTCGGTGGCGGTGGCCGGGTCCAGCGCTGGCCCGACCTTGGAATAGGTCAGGCGGGCGTGCGAATGAATCAGGCCTTCCATAAAGCGGTACGACTGAATCTCGCCGCGCGCGCTGACCGTCATGGCGCAGACCAGCGTCAATCGATCGAGGTGCGGGTTCAGCGAACACAGGCCGTTGGACAACACTTCCGGCAGCATCGGAATCACTTGCTCGGGGAAGTACACCGAAGTACCGCGCGAGCGCGCTTCGACGTCGAGCGGCGAGCCGACTTCGACGTAATGCGATACGTCGGCAATGGCGACGTACAAGGTCCAGCCGCCGCCTTTGATCGGCTCGGCAAAGATGGCGTCGTCGAAATCGCGCGCGGTTTCGTCGTCGATGGTGACGAAGGCTTTATCGCGCAGATCAACGCGGTGCACTTTGTCGGCGTCATCGACCGATTCATTCAGGCCGGTGATTTCTTCTTCGACTTCATACGGCCAGGTGTGCGGAATATCGTAAGTGCGCAGCGCAATGTCGATCTCCATGCCCGGGTCCATGTGCTGGCCCAGCACTTCGCTGACTTTGCCGACTGGCTGACGGCGGATTTGCGGTTGCTCAACGATGCTGACGACAACCACATCGCCATCTTGAGCGCCGGCTTCATCACCCGGCGGAATCAGAATGTCGTGACTGATGCGGCGGTTTTCCGGCAACACGCGACCAAAGCCGCCTTCGTTGACGTAACGGCCGACCAGATCCTGAGTGTTGTGTTCCAGCACTTCGGTGATGATGGCTTCGATGCGGCCGCGGTGATCGCGTTTGCCTTTGCGCGCCAGCACCACATCGCCATCGAAACAGCAGCGCATCTGCCGATGCGTCAGCACGTAATCTTTGCCGCCCTGTTCGGGAATCAGAAAACCAAAACCGTCCGGATGGCCCTGCACCCGGCCTTTGACCAGATCCATTTTGTCGATCAGGCCGAAGGCGCCTTTGCGCGAACACAGCAATTGGCCGTCGCGCACCATGGCGATCAATCGACGGCGCAGCGCTTCGACGT
This window harbors:
- the rnr gene encoding ribonuclease R; translation: MSRDSHADPHHEREAAKYDNPIPSREFIHAHLEQRQGPATHPELCAELGLSDPDNVEALRRRLIAMVRDGQLLCSRKGAFGLIDKMDLVKGRVQGHPDGFGFLIPEQGGKDYVLTHRQMRCCFDGDVVLARKGKRDHRGRIEAIITEVLEHNTQDLVGRYVNEGGFGRVLPENRRISHDILIPPGDEAGAQDGDVVVVSIVEQPQIRRQPVGKVSEVLGQHMDPGMEIDIALRTYDIPHTWPYEVEEEITGLNESVDDADKVHRVDLRDKAFVTIDDETARDFDDAIFAEPIKGGGWTLYVAIADVSHYVEVGSPLDVEARSRGTSVYFPEQVIPMLPEVLSNGLCSLNPHLDRLTLVCAMTVSARGEIQSYRFMEGLIHSHARLTYSKVGPALDPATATEARAELERDHGPAVLKNITTLRELFKLFRFQRQQRGAIDFETTETRIVFNDERKIERIVPSERNDAHRLVEECMLSANVCAADFLQKLEIPCLYRVHDVPAAERLENLRNYLGQLALDLSGGEKPHARDYQKLLASISGREDFNLIQTMMLRSMNQAVYQPDNIGHFGLAFEAYTHFTSPIRRYPDLLVHRAIRSVIRSGKRTALVERVKGATKLEPQSIYPYDYAAMLELGEHCSMTERRADEATWDVVAWLKCEYMSDHVGDEFTGSVSSVTNFGLFVQLDDVYVDGLVHVSSLQSDYYQLDEAAHRLIGERTRISYGLGDRLTVRVTRVDLDDRKIDFELVDAEVRKVKHPGPAAGKKKSASAKSSGKKADSKTTGGKKPGGKKSGAAAGNRKRKRRS